From the genome of Streptomyces sp. NBC_01304:
CGGGAGTTCGGCCCGCCGTCACGCAGCAGACGGAGCAGTCGCGCCTGGTGCGCGTTCGCGGGTCGAGCCGTCATGCGCCTCACGCTGCCCCTCCCGCCGTGGTCGGCATCTCGCTGCTTTCGAGGGGAACGTAGCAGCGGCTGCTGGGACTGGGAAGAAGTTGAGCAGGAATCCATCCCAACTTTCTCCACCTTGAGGACAAAGATGCGTGCGGCCCCGCACCAGGAACGGGCGTGCGAGGCTCTGGAAGGTCCTACGGGATGGTCCTACGGAAAGGGAACCGCATGATCCTCGTCACCGGCGCCACCGGAAACGTCGGCTCCGAAGTCGTCCGCCACCTCGTCCAACAGGGCGAACGGGTAAGGGCGTTCAGCCGCTCGGGGCGCGTCCCCGAGGGTGCCGAGGGCGCCGAGGGGTTCGCGGGCGACCTCAACAGCGCGGACTCGGTCACGGCGGCGCTCGACGGCATGAGCGCCGTCTTCCTGCTCCCCGGCTACCAGGAGATGCCCGAGTCGCTGGCCGCGATGCGCCGGTCCGGCGTCGAGCGGGTGGTGCTCCTGTCCAGCAGCTCGATCCCGGTACCGGGTGACCGCTCCAACGCGGTCACCCGCTACATGCTGGAATCGGAGGACGCGGTCCGCGCCTCGGGCCTGCCCTGGACGTTCCTGCGCCCGGTCGGCTTCGCCTCCAACGCCCTGCAGTGGAAGGACCAGTTGGCGGCGGGCGACGTGGTCCGCGCCCCGTTCGCCGGCGTACGGACCGCGACGATCGACCCGTACGACATCGGTGCGGTCGCCGCACTCGCGCTCCGCTCGGCACAGCACGAGGGCCAGGCCTACGCCCTGACGGGCCCCGAAGCCCTCCTCCCGGCCGACCGGGTCCGCATCCTGGCCGAGGTACTGGACCGCAAGCTCCACTTCGAGCCCCAGCCGGACGGCGAGGCGAGGGCGGAGATGACCGCACAGATGCCGGCCG
Proteins encoded in this window:
- a CDS encoding NAD(P)H-binding protein → MILVTGATGNVGSEVVRHLVQQGERVRAFSRSGRVPEGAEGAEGFAGDLNSADSVTAALDGMSAVFLLPGYQEMPESLAAMRRSGVERVVLLSSSSIPVPGDRSNAVTRYMLESEDAVRASGLPWTFLRPVGFASNALQWKDQLAAGDVVRAPFAGVRTATIDPYDIGAVAALALRSAQHEGQAYALTGPEALLPADRVRILAEVLDRKLHFEPQPDGEARAEMTAQMPAEYVEAFFSFYVDGTLDESQVRPTVRELTGREPRTFREWAQSAGPQAFSPSGV